Proteins from a single region of Alternaria dauci strain A2016 chromosome 4, whole genome shotgun sequence:
- a CDS encoding 60S ribosomal protein eL37 codes for MSNEKVLSLRHQSPAKMTKGTSSFGKRHNKTHTLCRRCGQRSLHIQKHTCASCGYPAAKTRKFNWGEKAKRRKTTGTGRMRYLKTVNRKFSNGFQTGAPKGAKGPTVKSS; via the exons ATGTCTAACGAGAAGGTTTTATCGCTG CGTCACCAG TCCCCAGCCAAAATGA CGAAGGGTACCTCCAGTTTCGGAAAGCGCCACAACAAGACGCACACGCTCTGCAGGCGTTGCG GTCAACGTTCCCTCCACATCCAGAAGCACACCTGCGCCTCATGCGGCTACCCTGCTGCTAAGACCCGCAAGT TCAACTGGGGCGAGAAGGCCAAGCGAAGGAAGACCACCGGTACCGGCCGCATGCGATACCTCAAGACCGTCAACCGCAAGTTCAGCAACGGATTCCAAACTGGCGCCCCTAAGGGAGCCAAGGGCCCCACCGTCAAGTCCTCGTAA